From Neobacillus sp. PS2-9, the proteins below share one genomic window:
- a CDS encoding competence protein CoiA family protein: MKTAIYQNQTIELEQLTREQYQKIFLAGKNGELLCPACKEKVQLFLGIQDHPHFFHAHAPKKACLEPSSPVTQLDDTPTYIERNGFKIPQGRTITEAPKDVELFKSAKQIEYQIPFKPADAIQKNQRPSYLQQLESQGVVLDDSQAAAVMETEGSLLVLAGAGSGKTRVLTARTAYMMEVEQTDPRSIMLVTFTSKAAAEMKHRLLSYPEINREKINLLVTGTFHSIFYRILMFHDSVNWSANKLLKKEWQRDKILKEAGKELDLSEKEFAYDLALQQIGLWKNSLLLPHEVTPSTEWEEKVVFLYTKYEEFKQREGLFDFDDMLIGCYQLLKTSPALLQQYQDRFHYFLIDEFQDINKVQYELVKLLSGKNKNVCAVGDDDQAIYSFRGSDPSYLLEFEKDFPYAKLVTLDQNYRSSHEIVSAANQMISANKLRRTKKMKAQFSAGILPKLFFPYDEEEEATMIVTDIQEKIAAGANPSEFAILYRTNAGSRAVFERLANSNLPFKIDLDADSFYDRYIVRSTLSFLRVSLNEDDPQAIADILPFLFLKQSVLKEIKAQSILKDCSFLESLSHLKTTHAFQEKKLKKAVTLIRGLKHLSPIKALEQIEKDIGFLDFLKKRGNESSKLEKGSDDLKDLKVAARSFETIEALLVHAEHMSAMNKEIKNLSKHFTDAISLSTIHRAKGLEYQTVYMLGAVDGSLPHDYALETYRNGDFTALEEERRLFYVAMTRAQNQLFISVPQHRRGKKAYPSRFLTPLNKKKRG; this comes from the coding sequence ATGAAAACTGCTATCTACCAAAATCAAACCATTGAACTTGAGCAACTAACCAGGGAACAATATCAAAAGATATTCCTTGCTGGTAAAAATGGAGAGCTCCTTTGTCCTGCTTGCAAGGAAAAGGTGCAACTGTTTTTAGGGATTCAAGATCATCCACATTTTTTTCATGCACATGCTCCTAAAAAAGCTTGTTTGGAACCAAGTTCTCCAGTAACCCAATTAGATGACACACCAACCTATATTGAACGGAACGGCTTTAAAATACCGCAAGGCAGAACTATTACAGAAGCCCCCAAAGATGTTGAACTTTTCAAGTCTGCAAAACAAATAGAGTATCAGATACCATTTAAACCAGCAGATGCCATACAAAAAAATCAGCGCCCTTCTTACCTTCAGCAACTCGAAAGCCAAGGTGTGGTCCTGGATGATAGCCAGGCGGCGGCTGTTATGGAAACGGAAGGCTCTTTGCTAGTCCTAGCTGGTGCCGGCAGTGGGAAAACTCGGGTGTTAACTGCCAGGACAGCTTATATGATGGAAGTAGAACAAACGGATCCCCGATCGATTATGCTTGTTACCTTCACATCAAAAGCAGCTGCGGAAATGAAGCATCGTTTGCTCTCTTATCCAGAAATAAACCGCGAGAAGATTAACTTACTGGTTACAGGAACTTTTCACAGCATCTTTTACCGTATTCTAATGTTTCATGATTCAGTGAATTGGTCGGCTAATAAACTATTGAAAAAAGAATGGCAGCGGGACAAAATCCTGAAGGAAGCAGGTAAAGAGCTTGATTTATCGGAGAAAGAATTTGCCTATGACCTGGCTCTTCAGCAAATTGGACTTTGGAAAAACTCCCTACTCCTGCCTCACGAAGTTACACCTTCAACAGAGTGGGAAGAGAAAGTTGTCTTTTTATATACAAAATATGAAGAGTTCAAACAAAGAGAAGGTTTATTTGACTTTGATGACATGCTTATCGGCTGTTATCAGCTTCTCAAAACATCTCCAGCACTTCTTCAACAATATCAAGATCGTTTTCACTATTTTTTAATTGATGAGTTTCAGGATATTAATAAAGTGCAATACGAGCTAGTTAAGCTTTTATCAGGAAAAAACAAAAACGTCTGCGCAGTGGGTGATGATGATCAGGCAATTTATAGCTTCAGAGGCAGTGACCCTAGCTATTTACTGGAGTTTGAGAAAGACTTTCCCTATGCAAAATTGGTAACACTAGACCAAAATTATCGATCCTCTCATGAGATTGTTTCGGCAGCCAATCAAATGATTTCAGCCAATAAATTAAGAAGAACGAAGAAAATGAAGGCTCAATTCTCAGCGGGAATACTGCCAAAGTTATTTTTCCCCTATGATGAAGAAGAAGAAGCAACCATGATTGTTACAGACATTCAAGAGAAAATTGCAGCAGGAGCGAACCCTTCCGAATTTGCGATTCTTTATCGCACCAATGCTGGCTCTAGAGCTGTGTTTGAACGATTAGCGAACTCAAACCTTCCATTTAAAATTGATTTGGACGCAGACTCTTTTTACGACCGCTATATAGTAAGAAGCACCCTTTCCTTTCTAAGAGTGAGTTTAAATGAAGATGACCCCCAAGCAATTGCTGACATCTTACCTTTTCTGTTTTTAAAACAGTCTGTACTTAAAGAAATAAAAGCACAAAGCATCCTAAAAGACTGTAGTTTTCTTGAGTCTCTTTCACACTTGAAAACAACACATGCTTTTCAAGAAAAGAAATTAAAAAAAGCAGTGACACTCATTCGCGGGTTAAAACACTTGTCTCCGATTAAGGCTCTTGAACAGATTGAAAAGGATATTGGTTTTCTTGATTTTCTTAAGAAACGTGGAAATGAATCGAGTAAGCTGGAAAAAGGATCAGATGACCTAAAGGACCTGAAAGTGGCGGCAAGAAGCTTCGAAACCATTGAAGCATTATTAGTACATGCAGAGCATATGTCGGCCATGAATAAGGAAATTAAAAACTTAAGTAAACATTTTACCGATGCCATTAGCCTAAGCACTATTCACCGGGCGAAAGGTCTGGAGTATCAAACTGTCTATATGCTTGGTGCTGTCGATGGCAGTCTCCCGCATGATTACGCGCTTGAAACATATAGAAACGGGGATTTCACTGCTTTAGAGGAAGAACGAAGATTATTTTATGTGGCCATGACCCGTGCACAGAATCAGCTGTTTATTTCCGTTCCCCAGCATAGAAGAGGGAAAAAAGCGTACCCATCGCGTTTTTTAACACCCCTTAACAAAAAGAAGAGAGGCTGA
- a CDS encoding stage VI sporulation protein F translates to MDNGFFKNIENKTGVNMKDIFDLANSLQNANFKDEKTVRNVIRRVSQIANKPVSKDMEDQIVKSIVNDGKQLDFNTITKMMNKK, encoded by the coding sequence ATGGATAATGGTTTCTTTAAAAATATAGAAAACAAAACGGGCGTAAATATGAAGGATATTTTCGACCTTGCTAATTCTCTGCAAAATGCGAATTTTAAAGATGAAAAAACTGTCCGTAATGTGATTAGAAGAGTTTCCCAAATTGCCAATAAACCGGTAAGTAAGGATATGGAAGATCAAATTGTAAAATCAATTGTGAATGATGGTAAGCAGCTTGACTTCAATACAATCACCAAAATGATGAATAAAAAATAG
- a CDS encoding YjcZ family sporulation protein produces MWCGYGGGYGYGGGYGGGSTFVLIVVLFILLIIVGASFY; encoded by the coding sequence ATGTGGTGTGGATATGGCGGCGGCTACGGCTACGGCGGTGGATACGGCGGCGGTTCAACTTTTGTTCTAATCGTCGTATTGTTCATCCTTTTAATCATTGTTGGTGCAAGCTTCTATTAA
- the spoVAE gene encoding stage V sporulation protein AE has product MLAMFFWAFVVGGIICVIGQLLFDVAKLTPGHTLSLLVVAGAVLDGFGLYEPLVDFAGAGATIPITSFGNALVHGALQDAKAHGIIGVLTGMFQVTSSGISAAIIFGFIGALIFKPKG; this is encoded by the coding sequence GTGTTAGCGATGTTTTTCTGGGCCTTTGTAGTGGGTGGAATAATCTGCGTCATTGGACAACTATTATTTGATGTAGCTAAACTGACTCCAGGTCATACTTTAAGCTTGCTCGTTGTTGCCGGTGCAGTTCTGGATGGTTTCGGGTTGTATGAGCCATTGGTCGACTTCGCCGGGGCAGGGGCAACCATTCCAATTACCAGTTTTGGTAATGCCCTCGTCCATGGAGCCTTACAGGATGCCAAGGCACATGGAATTATTGGAGTATTAACGGGGATGTTCCAAGTGACAAGCTCTGGAATTTCGGCTGCCATTATTTTTGGATTTATCGGCGCACTTATTTTTAAGCCAAAAGGGTAA
- the spoVAD gene encoding stage V sporulation protein AD, translated as MLKGHQSWVFANRPMITATGVTGGPFEANGKLANDFDLLYEDLWMGKESYEKAHRLLLEEAIKVALDKGKVQKEQIQFLFAGDLINQITPTSFAARTMQIPYFGLFGACSTSMEGLALSSFVVNYQGAKYVLTGASSHNAAVEKQFRYPTEYGGQKPPTAQWTITGAGVALVQPNEPDRFEPVTTAATIGKVIDMGLTDPFNMGGAMAPAAADTIMAHFRDLELDPSYYDLIVTGDLGRIGHDTAFELLNKSGLKLERRQFQDCGLLIYKEDQPAQSGGSGAGCSATVLYGHLLNQMKKGQYRRILVVATGALLSPLSFQQNESIPCIAHAVAIEMNGEMG; from the coding sequence TTGTTAAAAGGGCATCAATCATGGGTGTTCGCAAACCGCCCAATGATCACAGCAACTGGCGTAACGGGTGGACCATTTGAAGCAAATGGAAAATTGGCCAATGATTTTGATTTATTGTATGAAGACTTATGGATGGGAAAAGAGTCCTATGAAAAGGCCCATAGATTATTACTTGAAGAAGCAATTAAGGTTGCCTTGGATAAAGGAAAAGTTCAAAAAGAACAAATCCAATTTTTATTTGCAGGAGATTTGATCAATCAAATCACACCGACGAGTTTTGCGGCACGGACGATGCAGATTCCATACTTTGGTCTGTTTGGCGCTTGCTCGACTTCCATGGAAGGCTTAGCGCTGTCTTCTTTCGTGGTGAACTACCAGGGAGCTAAATACGTCCTTACAGGTGCATCAAGCCATAACGCAGCAGTAGAGAAACAGTTTCGGTATCCAACTGAATATGGTGGTCAAAAACCTCCTACCGCGCAATGGACCATTACGGGTGCAGGAGTAGCACTTGTGCAGCCTAATGAACCTGATCGTTTCGAACCTGTGACAACTGCAGCAACCATCGGAAAAGTGATTGATATGGGCTTAACCGATCCATTTAACATGGGTGGGGCAATGGCGCCAGCTGCGGCAGATACCATCATGGCTCATTTTCGTGACTTAGAGTTGGACCCATCCTATTATGATTTAATTGTTACCGGCGACCTTGGAAGAATCGGACATGATACTGCCTTTGAATTATTAAACAAAAGCGGCCTTAAATTGGAGCGAAGACAATTCCAAGATTGTGGTTTATTGATTTACAAGGAAGACCAACCTGCACAATCAGGGGGAAGCGGTGCAGGATGCTCAGCAACCGTTTTATATGGTCACTTATTAAATCAAATGAAAAAAGGGCAATATAGAAGAATTTTAGTTGTTGCAACAGGGGCTTTATTGTCACCGTTAAGTTTCCAGCAGAATGAATCAATCCCGTGTATTGCACACGCTGTGGCAATAGAAATGAATGGAGAGATGGGGTGA
- the spoVAC gene encoding stage V sporulation protein AC has product MPSNKQKNTTLQQRNYQQLQQKHEIKRPVLKNCIKAFFVGGLICVIGQAVSYFYIYFFNFTEQSVGNPTVATMVFFSMLLTGFGVYDRLGQFAGAGSAVPVTGFGNAVISAAIEHRTEGFVLGVGGNMFKLAGSVILFGVFSAFVVALIKTLLVMWGVL; this is encoded by the coding sequence ATGCCGAGTAACAAACAAAAAAACACCACACTTCAGCAGCGAAACTATCAACAACTACAGCAAAAACATGAAATAAAGAGACCGGTCTTAAAGAATTGTATAAAAGCTTTTTTTGTAGGTGGGCTCATTTGTGTAATTGGTCAAGCTGTTAGTTATTTTTATATTTACTTTTTTAATTTTACTGAACAGAGCGTTGGAAACCCAACAGTCGCAACTATGGTCTTTTTTTCAATGCTATTAACTGGGTTTGGCGTTTACGATCGATTAGGTCAATTTGCAGGAGCAGGGAGTGCTGTGCCGGTAACTGGTTTTGGTAATGCAGTCATCTCGGCTGCCATTGAGCACCGGACAGAAGGGTTTGTTCTTGGAGTTGGTGGAAATATGTTTAAATTGGCTGGATCGGTCATTCTCTTCGGAGTTTTTTCCGCTTTTGTAGTTGCATTAATTAAAACGCTACTTGTGATGTGGGGGGTTTTGTAA
- a CDS encoding sporulation protein, translating to MITFYRFILFACLILLSACRNNEPVKDSQLALMKTTNPKPVIISNKKHSDRVEEIKKDVSSHPELYDVAVVKGKKDTLVVYKVKHLHRFRMKAIEKNVNKMLEEKYPKENFTVSSDYKVFLEAVRLKEHIKSSDFSDQKAEKRFNEIVKMTEDMK from the coding sequence ATGATCACTTTTTATCGATTTATATTATTCGCCTGTCTAATTTTACTTTCCGCTTGTAGGAATAATGAGCCGGTCAAGGATAGCCAGTTAGCTCTCATGAAAACAACTAATCCTAAGCCGGTTATTATTTCTAATAAGAAGCATAGTGACCGAGTGGAAGAAATTAAAAAGGATGTTAGTTCTCATCCAGAGCTTTACGATGTTGCTGTGGTCAAGGGTAAGAAAGATACTTTAGTTGTTTATAAAGTTAAACATTTACATCGTTTTCGAATGAAAGCGATAGAAAAAAATGTAAATAAGATGCTGGAGGAAAAATACCCAAAAGAAAACTTTACAGTTTCAAGCGATTATAAGGTATTTTTAGAAGCTGTGAGACTAAAGGAACATATTAAATCATCTGATTTCTCTGACCAGAAAGCTGAAAAACGCTTTAATGAAATTGTAAAAATGACAGAAGATATGAAGTAA
- a CDS encoding DUF1360 domain-containing protein: MKITFLSFLVLSLASFRLTRLLVFDKITEFIRQPFFDEISEKNEDGEIEVYYITKRTGIKKFMGELLSCYWCTGIWAAAFIIGFNYFYPVVSEPITLILAIAGLASILELFVQQFIRN, encoded by the coding sequence ATGAAAATAACGTTTCTCAGCTTCTTAGTCTTATCCTTGGCTAGCTTTCGGTTAACACGATTACTTGTATTCGATAAGATAACTGAATTTATTCGTCAACCCTTTTTTGATGAAATAAGTGAGAAGAATGAGGACGGGGAGATAGAGGTTTATTATATTACGAAAAGAACAGGGATAAAGAAATTTATGGGTGAACTATTAAGTTGTTATTGGTGTACTGGCATTTGGGCAGCAGCATTCATAATAGGATTCAATTATTTTTACCCTGTTGTATCGGAACCTATTACTCTTATATTGGCGATAGCCGGGTTGGCTTCCATTTTAGAACTATTTGTTCAGCAATTTATCAGAAATTAA
- a CDS encoding CotY/CotZ family spore coat protein — translation MGCGRNHHDNDSANCVCQVVRAIKDIQDNAVEEECAECTSCFTEPLGTLVSPSRRDPVDTRVFVLSTADGSPFHAFFSNESNACVSIYFRVEDVFDNCCATLRVLVPGKRDGGNFCPVNLVSGGDKCCIDLTKVCQVERFRASNDCITVDLSCFCAVQCIADVNLGICN, via the coding sequence ATGGGTTGTGGAAGAAATCATCATGACAATGACAGTGCAAACTGTGTTTGCCAAGTAGTTCGTGCCATTAAAGACATCCAAGATAATGCTGTAGAAGAAGAGTGTGCTGAATGTACCAGCTGTTTTACTGAACCACTAGGTACGCTAGTATCACCATCTAGGAGAGATCCGGTTGATACTCGTGTATTTGTGTTAAGTACAGCAGACGGTTCACCATTCCATGCGTTCTTTAGCAACGAAAGTAATGCTTGTGTGTCCATCTACTTCCGAGTAGAAGACGTATTCGATAACTGCTGTGCAACACTTCGTGTTTTAGTACCAGGCAAACGTGATGGCGGAAACTTCTGTCCAGTAAACTTAGTTTCTGGCGGAGATAAATGCTGTATTGACCTTACAAAGGTTTGCCAGGTTGAACGCTTCCGTGCAAGCAACGACTGTATTACAGTTGATTTAAGCTGCTTCTGTGCAGTACAATGTATCGCAGACGTTAACCTAGGTATCTGTAACTAA
- a CDS encoding CotO family spore coat protein codes for MSTKKNQGPLLYVNQPFSRTPSNTNMQEIYISKGDQEDLEEEKLVETESKMKISLAKKEIVQEAETKKEATLPSSDNLHQQEPKSSFKRVKPFKDLNIKERLDYLINFPKVLPPVPCVFYTKEENYTGYLTAYDDGQITIQFHDQSTIDIPLVELKDIIMIGIKR; via the coding sequence ATGTCAACTAAGAAGAATCAAGGACCGCTTTTATATGTTAATCAGCCATTTTCTAGAACTCCTTCTAATACAAACATGCAAGAAATTTATATTAGTAAAGGGGACCAAGAGGACCTAGAGGAAGAGAAACTGGTTGAAACAGAAAGTAAGATGAAAATATCTCTTGCTAAAAAAGAAATCGTGCAAGAAGCTGAAACAAAAAAAGAAGCCACACTTCCATCCTCAGACAACCTTCACCAGCAAGAACCAAAATCATCTTTTAAAAGGGTAAAACCCTTTAAAGATTTGAATATTAAAGAACGATTGGATTATTTAATTAATTTTCCTAAAGTATTACCGCCAGTTCCTTGTGTCTTTTATACAAAAGAAGAGAATTATACCGGTTACTTAACTGCCTATGATGACGGTCAGATTACCATTCAATTTCATGACCAATCAACGATAGATATTCCTTTAGTGGAGTTAAAGGACATTATTATGATTGGTATAAAAAGATAA
- the fabI gene encoding enoyl-ACP reductase FabI, whose protein sequence is MNLSLAGKTYVVMGVANKRSIAWGIARSLHNAGARLIFTYAGERLESSVRELANSLESEGTLVLPCDVTKDEDVAKCFAEIKEAVGTIQGVAHCIAFANKEELQGEYMNTTREGFLLAHNISAYSLTAVAKEARGLMAEGGSIVTLTYLGGERAIPNYNVMGVAKASLDASVRYLAADLGKENIRVNSISAGPIRTLSAKGVSDFNSILKEIEEKAPLRRPTTPEEVGDTALFLFSDLARGITGENIHVDSGFHIL, encoded by the coding sequence ATGAATCTTTCATTAGCTGGAAAAACATATGTGGTAATGGGTGTTGCCAATAAACGCAGTATTGCATGGGGAATTGCCCGCTCCCTCCACAATGCAGGCGCAAGATTAATTTTTACGTATGCGGGAGAAAGATTAGAAAGTAGTGTTCGTGAATTAGCGAACTCTTTAGAATCAGAAGGGACACTTGTACTTCCTTGTGACGTAACAAAAGATGAAGACGTGGCAAAATGTTTTGCTGAAATAAAGGAAGCGGTTGGCACTATTCAAGGTGTTGCCCACTGTATCGCTTTTGCTAACAAAGAAGAGCTTCAAGGTGAATATATGAATACAACAAGAGAGGGCTTCTTACTTGCTCACAATATTAGTGCTTATTCATTAACAGCTGTTGCCAAAGAGGCAAGAGGATTAATGGCAGAAGGCGGTAGCATTGTAACCTTGACGTACCTTGGCGGCGAAAGAGCTATACCAAACTATAATGTAATGGGTGTAGCAAAAGCTTCATTGGATGCAAGTGTCCGTTACTTAGCAGCAGACCTTGGAAAAGAAAACATTCGTGTCAATTCAATATCAGCTGGTCCAATTCGTACACTTTCTGCTAAGGGTGTAAGTGATTTTAACTCGATCTTAAAAGAAATCGAAGAAAAAGCACCATTACGCAGACCAACAACTCCTGAAGAAGTTGGAGATACAGCTCTATTCCTATTTAGTGACCTGGCTAGAGGAATAACTGGGGAAAACATTCACGTTGATTCTGGATTCCATATTCTATAA
- a CDS encoding monovalent cation:proton antiporter family protein produces the protein MEQHVSVISLLIVVTMAFLTPIFLHRFKMNFIPVVVAEIIVGLIIGKSGFNVVHEDMWLSTLSTLGFIFLMFLSGLEIDFTAFTGSKKRDRLPNGKMEPNTFVVATVIFAGIFIFSLGLSYLFVMAGFIDNAFLMTLIISTISLGVVVPTLKEAHLMKTVIGQIILLVAVIADLVTMILLAIFVSLYEAGHGNTWLLLILFAAGVILYFVGKRFKNRSIIESLSTGTVQIGTRAVFTLIIVLVGLSETVGAENILGAFLAGVLVSLLSPNQELVHKLDSFGYGFLIPIFFVMVGVNLDVWSLFSEKKLLLLIPLLLIGLLLSKLIPVYFLKIWYDTKTVFASGFLLTSTLSLVIAASTIGERIGVITEQMKGTLILVAVITSIFTPIVFKKLFPKEVAGGKKVSVSFLGANQVTLPVSRELKSGLYDPVLYHTKMDKSDKQIADSLFEIVELPDYSMKTIENTKVYQSEIVVISTGDEELNSTLSIAAKEKGVPRVIARIESPDLEQNLREHDIEVFSAFMSSKALLRAMIESPTLINILTNQEAGLYEIVMMNTHFDGMLLRRFPFTGDIIFVRIFRGKDSIVPHGDTELQMHDRLIVTGTKEYVDELKRELEFCETC, from the coding sequence ATGGAACAGCATGTTTCAGTAATTTCTTTGCTCATTGTTGTCACCATGGCATTTTTAACACCCATTTTCCTACATCGCTTTAAAATGAATTTTATTCCTGTAGTTGTAGCTGAAATTATTGTGGGATTGATTATTGGAAAAAGCGGTTTTAATGTGGTTCATGAAGATATGTGGCTTTCTACACTCTCTACTCTCGGATTTATTTTCCTTATGTTTTTAAGTGGACTGGAAATTGATTTTACTGCTTTCACGGGAAGTAAAAAACGGGACCGGCTTCCAAACGGTAAAATGGAACCCAATACATTTGTCGTGGCAACGGTTATTTTTGCTGGTATATTTATCTTTTCACTCGGCTTATCGTATTTGTTTGTAATGGCTGGCTTTATTGATAATGCCTTCTTAATGACCCTAATCATTTCAACCATTTCCCTAGGAGTTGTCGTACCAACCCTCAAAGAAGCACATCTCATGAAAACAGTCATTGGCCAAATCATTTTACTAGTAGCAGTTATTGCCGATTTGGTGACGATGATCTTACTAGCTATTTTTGTCTCACTTTATGAAGCAGGGCACGGGAACACATGGCTTCTTTTAATTTTATTTGCGGCAGGAGTCATTCTATATTTCGTAGGTAAAAGATTTAAAAATCGCTCCATCATTGAGAGCTTATCTACAGGGACCGTTCAGATTGGTACTAGAGCTGTGTTTACCCTTATTATCGTCTTAGTTGGATTATCGGAAACAGTGGGAGCCGAAAATATCCTTGGGGCATTTCTCGCTGGTGTACTCGTCTCGTTGCTATCGCCAAACCAGGAGTTGGTACATAAACTGGATTCCTTTGGCTATGGATTTTTGATTCCAATCTTTTTTGTTATGGTTGGTGTAAATCTTGATGTTTGGTCACTTTTTAGTGAGAAAAAGCTTTTGTTATTAATTCCCCTTCTTTTAATCGGACTCTTGTTATCAAAGCTTATTCCAGTCTACTTTTTAAAAATTTGGTATGATACAAAAACGGTTTTTGCATCTGGTTTTCTACTCACATCGACCCTGTCGCTTGTCATCGCTGCATCAACAATTGGAGAAAGGATTGGAGTTATTACGGAACAAATGAAAGGGACATTGATCCTGGTGGCCGTGATTACGTCCATTTTTACGCCCATTGTATTTAAAAAGCTGTTTCCAAAAGAAGTGGCCGGGGGTAAAAAAGTCAGCGTATCTTTCCTTGGGGCGAACCAGGTTACTCTGCCTGTATCTCGGGAATTAAAATCTGGCCTTTATGACCCTGTATTGTATCATACGAAAATGGATAAATCAGACAAACAAATTGCTGATTCACTATTTGAAATTGTAGAGCTTCCTGATTATTCAATGAAAACGATTGAAAACACGAAGGTGTATCAATCAGAGATTGTTGTTATTTCGACAGGAGATGAGGAGCTAAACTCTACTCTTTCCATTGCAGCTAAAGAAAAGGGCGTTCCAAGGGTTATAGCACGCATTGAAAGTCCTGATTTAGAGCAAAACTTAAGAGAGCATGATATTGAGGTATTCTCAGCATTTATGTCATCAAAAGCTTTGCTACGGGCTATGATTGAGTCACCAACTTTAATTAACATTTTAACAAACCAAGAAGCGGGATTATACGAAATTGTTATGATGAATACTCATTTTGATGGTATGCTTCTAAGAAGATTCCCGTTTACGGGTGATATTATTTTTGTACGGATTTTCAGAGGGAAGGATTCAATTGTTCCACATGGTGATACGGAACTACAGATGCATGATCGCTTAATCGTTACTGGTACCAAGGAATATGTAGATGAGTTAAAAAGGGAACTTGAATTCTGTGAAACATGTTAA
- the prpE gene encoding bis(5'-nucleosyl)-tetraphosphatase PrpE, which yields MKIDIIGDIHGCFHEFKDLTLELGYNWDNGIPIHPKGRVLGFVGDLTDRGPESLKVIEIVWQLVIKQSKAFYTPGNHCNKLYRFFLGNKVQIAHGLETTVAEYESLYKKEQESIRKKFMELYEKAPLYLVLDKQKLVIAHAGIKQEFIGQTHSKVKEFVLYGDISGEKHPDGSPVRRDWAKKYHGDPCIVYGHTPVKEPRVINNTYNIDTGAVFGGKLTAIRYPEMELVSVPSTMPYIEEKFKQFD from the coding sequence ATGAAAATAGATATTATTGGTGATATTCATGGATGCTTCCATGAATTTAAAGATCTTACCTTAGAACTAGGATACAATTGGGACAATGGGATTCCTATTCATCCAAAAGGAAGAGTACTTGGGTTTGTTGGTGATTTAACGGACCGAGGACCTGAATCATTAAAAGTAATTGAAATTGTTTGGCAGCTCGTCATTAAACAGAGTAAAGCCTTCTATACACCTGGAAACCATTGCAATAAATTGTACCGTTTCTTTCTAGGGAATAAAGTTCAAATCGCACACGGCCTTGAAACTACTGTTGCAGAATATGAATCATTATATAAGAAAGAGCAAGAGTCCATTCGTAAAAAATTTATGGAATTGTATGAAAAGGCGCCTCTTTACTTAGTATTAGACAAACAAAAACTTGTAATCGCTCACGCAGGAATTAAACAAGAATTTATCGGACAAACCCATTCAAAAGTAAAAGAATTCGTCCTCTATGGTGATATTTCGGGTGAAAAGCATCCTGATGGCTCACCAGTCAGAAGGGATTGGGCAAAAAAGTATCATGGCGATCCTTGTATTGTGTACGGACATACTCCCGTTAAAGAGCCGCGTGTAATCAACAATACATATAATATCGATACCGGGGCTGTGTTTGGTGGAAAACTAACTGCAATAAGGTATCCTGAAATGGAACTTGTTTCTGTTCCTTCTACTATGCCATACATTGAAGAAAAATTTAAACAATTTGATTAA